From one Mustela nigripes isolate SB6536 chromosome 16, MUSNIG.SB6536, whole genome shotgun sequence genomic stretch:
- the COPZ2 gene encoding coatomer subunit zeta-2 — MQRPEAWPRPHPGEGAAAAQAGGPAPPGRAGEPAGLRLQEPSLYTVKAVFILDNDGHRLLAKYYDDTFPSLKEQMAFEKNVFNKTSRTDSEIAFFGGMTIVYKNSIDLFLYVVGSSHENELMLMSVLTCLFESLSHVLRKNVEKRWLLENMDGAFLVLDEIVDGGVILESDPQQVTQKVNFRADDGSLSEQSVAQVLQSAKEQIKWSLLK, encoded by the exons ATGCAGCGGCCGGAGGCCTGGCCACGTCCGCACCCGGGGGAGGGGGCCGCTGCGGCCCAGGCCGGGGGCCCGGCGCCGCCCGGCCGAGCCGGGGAGCCGGCGGGGCTGCGG TTGCAGGAACCTTCCCTCTACACCGTCAAGGCTGTTTTCATACTAGATAATGACGGACACCGCCTCCTGGCCAAG TATTATGATGATACATTCCCCTCCTTGAAGGAGCAGATGGCCTTCGAGAAAAATGTCTTCAACAAGACCAGCCGGACTGACA GTGAGATTGCATTTTTCGGGGGCATGACCATCGTCTACAAGAACAGCATTGATCTCTTCCTGTATGTGGTGGGCTCCTCTCACGAGAATGAG CTGATGCTTATGTCCGTTCTCACCTGTCTGTTTGAGTCCCTGAGCCACGTGTTAAG gaaGAACGTGGAGAAGCGCTGGTTGCTGGAGAACATGGACGGGGCCTTCTTGGTGCTGGACGAGATTGTGGATGGCGG CGTGATTCTGGAGAGCGACCCCCAGCAAGTGACCCAGAAAGTGAATTTTAGG GCAGATGACGGCAGCCTGAGCGAACAGAGTGTGGCCCAG